One Trichomycterus rosablanca isolate fTriRos1 chromosome 23, fTriRos1.hap1, whole genome shotgun sequence genomic window carries:
- the si:dkey-118j18.2 gene encoding uncharacterized protein si:dkey-118j18.2, with protein sequence MELYWYIVVIIFIMIKIFFYVCWYRSRQRQLAAYLSNPRNAQIVIVGGRAYLHQMCERQNTSIWPNWHGVQDEGSVGEVSASLPPSSSLSHLDLPPPYEVVSGANDLKPPPYSEFAQNDDTDASQSLTIPDANDSSTISDDPPPYSPSPNRSARPGVQRHQPDSEGRSS encoded by the exons ATGGAGCTGTACTGGTACAT AGTCGtcataatatttattatgataAAGATCTTCTTCTACGTCTGCTGGTACCGCTCGAGACAGAGGCAGCTGGCGGCGTATCTCAGTAACCCACGCAACGCCCAGATCGTTATCGTGGGAGGACGGGCGTACCTGCACCAAATGTGCGAGAGACAGAAT ACGTCCATCTGGCCAAACTGGCATGGCGTTCAGGACGAAGGGTCAGTGGGCGAAGTGTCCGCTTCCCTTCCTCCGTCCTCATCCCTCTCTCATCTGGACCTACCTCCTCCATACGAGGTCGTCTCTGGAG CGAACGACCTGAAGCCTCCGCCGTACAGCGAGTTCGCCCAGAACGACGACACCGACGCCTCCCAGAGCCTCACCATTCCAGACGCCAACGATTCCAGCACCATCAGCGACGACCCTCCGCCGTACTCGCCCAGTCCCAACCGGAGCGCTCGCCCCGGCGTCCAGCGGCACCAGCCCGACTCGGAGGGCAGATCCAGCTAG